A single window of Zea mays cultivar B73 chromosome 10, Zm-B73-REFERENCE-NAM-5.0, whole genome shotgun sequence DNA harbors:
- the LOC100285285 gene encoding Cytochrome P450 89A2, protein MELTWDEWDVIILAACSFLIPLVFLCNATKRRRRRAPPGPATVPIIGNLAWLTLRDGLGELDILRRLHSRFGPLLSVRLGSSEQVNVADRRLAHALLVERGAAVADRSPLLVSTERFGAFGSFSIHVSSYGPRWSVLRRNFAAEVVSPARFRQMAASRELALADLIRKLKLQEGVVVCRDAFQHAMSSLFIAMCFGKVLDDSSVDSIGVALRDFVLHGGASGMGMALFLFLPALTTRLFRGLLRSKEAKRQKLENVYCLPLIHERRERRKTKQLTQEHPHCYVDTLLDLRLDEEQDGGRLLTDHEIASLCIEILIVGSELPATALEWIMAELVKNPGVQDKLYEEMMVKAKATTDASAGVLPFSEDDLPKIPYLRAVVLEGLRRHPPGHQMPPRRVREDVEVGDYVVPKGSAINFMLYDLGMDDATWDRPAVFMPERFLPGGEAEALDITGTKEMKMIPFGAGRRICPGLRIALLLLEYFVANLVATFHWKEVEEGDVDVTTEDAQLTVLMGKPLRARLLPRLHSSA, encoded by the coding sequence ATGGAGCTCACGTGGGACGAATGGGATGTCATTATACTGGCTGCCTGCAGCTTCCTCATCCCTCTCGTGTTCCTCTGCAATGCTAcgaagcggcggcggcggcgcgcgccccCTGGCCCGGCCACCGTACCCATCATCGGGAACCTGGCGTGGCTAACGTTGCGCGACGGGTTGGGTGAGCTGGACATCCTGCGACGACTGCACTCGCGCTTTGGCCCGCTGCTGTCGGTCCGCTTGGGTTCATCGGAGCAGGTGAACGTGGCGGACCGCCGTCTCGCACACGCCTTGCTCGTGGAGCGTGGCGCCGCTGTGGCTGACCGCTCGCCGCTGCTGGTGTCCACCGAGAGGTTCGGGGCCTTCGGCTCTTTCAGCATACACGTGTCCAGCTACGGCCCGCGCTGGAGTGTTCTCCGCCGCAACTTCGCGGCGGAGGTCGTGAGCCCAGCGCGGTTCCGGCAGATGGCGGCCTCGCGGGAGCTGGCGCTTGCCGACCTCATCCGGAAGCTGAAGCTGCAGGAGGGCGTCGTCGTCTGCAGGGACGCGTTCCAGCACGCCATGTCCAGCCTCTTCATCGCCATGTGCTTCGGCAAGGTCCTCGACGACTCGTCCGTGGACAGCATCGGCGTCGCGCTGCGCGACTTCGTCCTCCACGGCGGCGCGTCGGGGATGGGGATGGCGCTATTCTTGTTCCTCCCTGCTCTCACCACGCGACTCTTCCGTGGCCTCCTGCGGTCtaaggaggccaagcgccagaagCTCGAAAACGTGTACTGCCTGCCATTGATCCATGAGCGGAGAGAGCGCAGGAAGACGAAGCAGCTGACGCAGGAGCACCCGCACTGCTACGTTGACACGTTGCTCGAcctcaggctcgacgaggaacagGATGGTGGCCGCCTTCTCACAGACCACGAGATAGCAAGCCTGTGCATCGAGATCCTCATCGTTGGCTCGGAGCTACCGGCGACGGCGCTGGAGTGGATCATGGCGGAGCTAGTAAAGAACCCAGGCGTGCAGGACAAGCTCTACGAGGAGATGATGGTGAAAGCCAAAGCCACCACTGACGCTTCTGCTGGCGTGCTCCCGTTCTCGGAGGATGACTTGCCCAAGATACCCTACCTGAGAGCGGTGGTGCTGGAGGGTCTCCGGCGCCATCCGCCGGGGCACCAGATGCCGCCACGCAGGGTGAGGGAGGACGTGGAGGTGGGTGACTACGTGGTGCCCAAGGGCTCAGCGATCAACTTCATGCTGTACGACCTGGGCATGGACGACGCCACGTGGGACCGCCCAGCAGTGTTCATGCCGGAGAGGTTCCTGCCCGGCGGGGAAGCCGAGGCGCTGGACATCACCGGCACCAAGGAGATGAAGATGATACCGTTTGGGGCGGGCAGAAGGATCTGCCCGGGCCTCAGGATCGCTCTCCTGCTCCTCGAGTACTTCGTCGCCAACCTCGTAGCGACCTTCCACTGGAAAGAGGTGGAAGAGGGCGACGTCGATGTCACCACCGAGGACGCTCAGCTCACCGTCCTCATGGGGAAGCCGCTCCGGGCGCGCCTGCTTCCAAGACTGCATTCGTCTGCTTAA